CTTTGAAGCGAAGAACCCTTCTATTAACGTTAACATTCGCACCAAGGAAGATTATATCGAAATGGAGTGGGATGTGGTGGGTTGTGAAAGCTTTTTACGCGAAACTGGTAAATGGTCTAGTTTGCGGCCAGGTGAACCAGTTCCCACCTAAAACACCTGAACTACCCATACATATCTACTACAAGAGCCGAAAGTTAATCCACAAATATGTCTTGGACAGCCAACGATTCGAGGAATGGGTAATTTAAGAGCGAGGTATTTATGGATAAAGAAGAAGAACTACTTGAACAATGGCGAGAATTGACCCCGGAAAAGCAACAAAAAGTTTGGCAATTTGTTCAAATACTTAAATCTGAGTCACAAACAACACCAGAAGCTAAATTTATTCCCCAAACACCATTAAGCAAAAAGTTATGGGAAATCCGACATCGGGCGATCGCAGCTGGATTGCAACTGCTCAATGAAGAGGAAATAGAACAAGAACTTGCTGCACGTCGAGGAGGGTGCAGTGAGTCATAGGAAAGCCTACATAGACTCTGGCGTACTGATTACTGCTTTCCAAGGCATCCAATCAGCCAGTATCAAAGCCTATCAAATTCTCAACGATGAAAATCGGGAGTTTGCCTCCAGTCGATTTGTTCAGTTAGAAGTATTGCCTAAAGCAACTTTTAACAAGCAACAAGAAGAAATAGAATTTTACGAAACATTTTTTCTGGCTGTTAATTACTGGGCAACTGACTTAGAAAAAATTATACAGAATGCTCATGAAATTGCTGGCACTTACGGTTTAGCGGCGATGGATGCACTTCATGTTGCTGCTGCGCTGCAAATTCAAGCTGATGAACTAATCACCACCGAAAAGCCAACCAAACCAATGCACCGAGTCAGGGAAATTCAGATTGTTTCAATCTAATGTAAGGCTTTGGAGTAATCTAAGAGTAAGGAGACCAGGGACCGATGACGGTTTCTCCTCGCTTCTCTTTTTCTGCTAATTCCAGGTTTAAGGTTAATAGTTTCTCTAAGATGTCGTCGTCAGCTTGGAAGTGATATGCTTCCATCACTAGCTTGTCTAATTTCTGATGGAGTTGATACAGTTGGCTACTGGGTTCGTTAAAGAATTGGTTATATAGTTTGGTGATTCCCCATTGTTTTTTCTCCATCTGTTGGCTGCGGTATTCGTGTAATTCGTTGGCGGTTTTACGGATTTTTTCGACAAGTTCCTGTGAAGGTTTCTGGGGAAAAGGGAAGGTTTCAAAACAGGTTGTATTAGTATAGCGAGTTCTGTCTTCAAGAGTTGAACTTTGAGCTTTTACCCAGAGGCGATGAATCTTAGATGTCAGGATACCGAGAATGTAGAAATCATCGGAGGCAAGAACAATATTTAAATCTCCAGGAAGCCAGTCAAGAGGTGCTGGAATAAAAACCGCCCATTTAGAGACTCGTGGGACAGTAAAATAAAACGATTTTTTAACAATATATTCTCTCATTATTGAAGCATTCGATCCCATCTTCCACCAATTCTCTCTTCTGACTTTCATCCGATTTATCTCTCTTTCTGGCTTAACATTTACTTTAATATGCTCGAAAGGTAGTGTATATTCACTAGCATCCTCTAAACTCATATCATTAAAATCAATAATCCAGCGTTCTGGCTTACCGTGAGGATTTTGGGCTAGATTTGCTCCCATTGAAAACAACTTAAGGACATTCCTAT
This Microcystis wesenbergii NRERC-220 DNA region includes the following protein-coding sequences:
- a CDS encoding type II toxin-antitoxin system VapC family toxin, which codes for MSHRKAYIDSGVLITAFQGIQSASIKAYQILNDENREFASSRFVQLEVLPKATFNKQQEEIEFYETFFLAVNYWATDLEKIIQNAHEIAGTYGLAAMDALHVAAALQIQADELITTEKPTKPMHRVREIQIVSI
- a CDS encoding Ycf34 family protein, translated to MCICINCYFVDRCLTYHAVETQHQERHLTETPDFEAKNPSINVNIRTKEDYIEMEWDVVGCESFLRETGKWSSLRPGEPVPT